From Slackia heliotrinireducens DSM 20476:
AATACCACAGTCCAAAGAAACGCAACCCCCTAAATGTGAAAAATCGCAGGTAGCCACACATAGACGCGACCGATTGCCTCGGTCGCAACGTTTCGGAACGTTTTGATATGCCGAAATCGCACCTTTCCGACCTTTTTGAGGCAACACAGCTCTGACCTGGGGTTGCAACCACCGGTATCTTGAAAGTTGCCAAAAAAGCAACCGCAAGTTGGTGGATTGCGGAGCGCCGCAACCCCATCATGAGACTCGTCAAGCATATAATGAAAACCGTAGGAAGGAACGACCATGAGTTTTCGCGACAATCTTCAATACCTGCGTTCGACCCGCAGCATGACCCAGGAGCAGCTCGCCATGATGGTGGGCGTTTCGCGCCAGTCCGTCACCAAGTGGGAGTCCGAACGGGCCTACCCTGAAATGGACAAGCTCCTCAAAATCAGCCAGATCTTCGACTGCACCATCGACGAACTGGTTCAGGGCGACCTGACCCATCGGGACATCCAGCCCGAAAAGGCCATGCCGGTGGACATGTCTTCCGACAGCATCGGCTATGTCGACCGTTTCAAGGTGCACGCCCGTCTGATCTCCATCGGTGTAGGATGCTTCATCATCGGATGCGGACTTGGACTTTTGCTCACGGGCCTGTTGCAGACCATCGGCTTCTCCACCCAGGTCGAGATTCTCCTGCCCGTCCTGGTGCTCGCCTTCGTCATCGCCGGATTGGCCTTCGTCATCCCCGAATCCACACGGCACACCCTGTTCATGAAGGAGCATCCCTACATCATCGACTTCTTCTCCTCCGAAGAGCGGATGGAAAACGGCGTGCGCACATCCCGCGGCATCGTTTTGGGCACGGGCATCATCCTGGCGAGCCTCATCCTGGTGTTCGTGTTCGGCGAACGCATCGACGGCATCGAGCCGCTGGAGGAGATCGTGTCCGGAATCATGCTCATCGGCATCGCCGTGGGCGTGGGGTTCATCGT
This genomic window contains:
- a CDS encoding helix-turn-helix transcriptional regulator, yielding MSFRDNLQYLRSTRSMTQEQLAMMVGVSRQSVTKWESERAYPEMDKLLKISQIFDCTIDELVQGDLTHRDIQPEKAMPVDMSSDSIGYVDRFKVHARLISIGVGCFIIGCGLGLLLTGLLQTIGFSTQVEILLPVLVLAFVIAGLAFVIPESTRHTLFMKEHPYIIDFFSSEERMENGVRTSRGIVLGTGIILASLILVFVFGERIDGIEPLEEIVSGIMLIGIAVGVGFIVYFGILSDMTNIAEYNVSALCELTDEEAVELLDDRDASERERLLAKRRINKIVGASCGITMVIATIAGLVLLFSEFEFFWMAWCVGGLICAVIAIVGSILAPKPNAA